A region of the Ranitomeya variabilis isolate aRanVar5 chromosome 5, aRanVar5.hap1, whole genome shotgun sequence genome:
CCAAGATCTTCTGCACTTACTGTCTTCAATCTTCTGTACCTGCTGTCAAATCCTGTCTGCACTGTGAGGCTTCTCTTTGTGATAAACACCTGAGAGCTCACGACGAGACACCAGAACACGTCTTATCTGATCCCACCACTTCTCTGGAGAACAGAAAATGTTCCATCCATAAGAAGATCTTAGAATATTACTGCACAGAGGACGACACCTGTATTTGTATGTCTTGCAATTTGGTGGGAGAACATCGAGGCCACCGGGTGGAGAACCTGAATGAGGCTGCcgagaagaagaaggagaaaatGAAGAATGTTCTCCAGAAATTGACCACAGAGATCCAACAAGTGGAGTTAAAAAGGTACGAGCTGTCCAAAAAGATGATTCACATCGAGGAGCTGTGTATCATGAATGACCCAGTGATGGTCCTACAGGAGCCAGACATtggtgacttgtgtgatcctgaggaggaggaggaaggtgatGAGGACACTGGGACACGTCATGTAAATCTGGCTGTAATTTCCGGGGCATTACATGAGAAACATTTGCCATTTTTATTTTCGAAACATGGGGAAAATCAATCACACGAGCCGGCAAATATATTACTGGATCTAAACACGGCTTCTAACGAGATCCGTATATCTGATGACAGGAGGGCTGCATACCGGACATTTGCAGACCAGAATCGTCCCTATAGGCCCGAGAGGTTTATTCATTATCAGGCTTTAAGTACCAAGAGTTTTTCATCAGG
Encoded here:
- the LOC143776938 gene encoding E3 ubiquitin/ISG15 ligase TRIM25-like, giving the protein MHCESTQGYLARENFSTMASADLKDELDCSICLNVFTDPVTLRCGHNFCRVCIDRMMDTQEESGVYSCPECREEFRERPALMRNITLCKIVRKFLHIEPSKEATKIFCTYCLQSSVPAVKSCLHCEASLCDKHLRAHDETPEHVLSDPTTSLENRKCSIHKKILEYYCTEDDTCICMSCNLVGEHRGHRVENLNEAAEKKKEKMKNVLQKLTTEIQQVELKRYELSKKMIHIEELCIMNDPVMVLQEPDIGDLCDPEEEEEGDEDTGTRHVNLAVISGALHEKHLPFLFSKHGENQSHEPANILLDLNTASNEIRISDDRRAAYRTFADQNRPYRPERFIHYQALSTKSFSSGRHYWDVDIGSSWVWMVGMCYPSIGRCGTKSIIGSNNKSWGLHGYRGNSRHAMRHNGKSIQLPHQISSDRVRICLDYEVGQLSFYELCDPIRHLHTFTATFSEPLHAILCVCNGSVKILG